The window TTCTGGCGCAGGTCGAGCGCGATCGAGCGCTTGTTGCGCGACTGCACCTGCCACCACACGGAGGTGCCCTCCTTGATAAGCCGCCAGTTGCGCAGCGGGTCGCCGCCGCCGGGCGCCTCGATCTTGATCACGTCGGCGCCGAATTCGCCGAGCGTCTTGCCGCAGAACGGGCCGGCGATGAGCTGGCCCATTTCCACCACCTTCACGCCCTGCAGCGCGGCGGGCGTGAGTGGACTGGAGGGGTCTGGCATGAATTTGTCTCCGCCAAGTTGTTCGAAGGCGCCGATGATTCCAGCAAGCGGGCCGCGCGTAAAACGCTGAAGTGCGAAGCTGCCATCGCAAACCGGCATGGCAGCGGCAACACCGCTACGAACACCGCTACGAACACCGCTACCATGGCCGCATGAAACTCGATCCCGTGTCCCTGCGCCTGTTCGTGGCGGTGATGGAGGACGGCACCATCGCCGGCGCAAGTGCACGCGAACATATCGCGCCCTCGGCCGCGAGCCGGCGGCTGTCCGAGCTCGAAGCCGGGCTGCGCGTGGACCTGTTCGCGCGCAGCAACAAGGGGGTCACGCCCACGGCGGCGGCGTTCGCGCTGCTGCACCTGGCGCGCGGCGTGCTCAACGACATGGACGGCATCGCCAGCCAGATGCGCGACTACGGCGCGGGCATGCGCGGCCACGTGCGCGTGGTGGCCAATATCTCGGCGATCACGCAGTTCCTGCCCGCCGAGCTGCAGCGCTTCATGGCCGCGCACCCGCAGGTGGACGTGCGGCTGCAGGAGCAGATCAGCACCACGGTCGCCCATTCGGTGGCCGAGAACGCGGCCGACATCGGCATCTTGAACCGCGGCAGCTACGGCGAGAACGTGGTGCTGCTGCCCTACCACGGTGACGAGCTGGTGCTGATCGTGCCCGCCGCGCACGCGCTCGCGCGACGCAAGTCCGTACGTCTGGCCGAGGCACTGGCGAACGATTTCGTCGGCATGCACCCGGGCAGCGCGATCAACAACCAGTTGATCCGCGCGGCGGCCGAGGCCGGCCTGCCGCTGAAGCTGCGGATGCAGGTCACGGGCTATGACGCGCTGTGCCTGATGGTCGCCGCCGGCCTGGGCATCGGCGTGATGCCGCGTGCCAGCGCCGCGCTCTACGCCGCCACGCTGAAGATCCGCGCGGTGACGCTGGCCGAGCCCTGGGCGAAACGCGAACTGGCGCTGTGCGTGCGTTCGCTGGAATCGCTCTCCAGCGTGGCGCGGCTGCTGGTCGACTACCTCAGCGCATCCGTCGCCCACCAGCACGGCGAGGCCTGAGCGATGCGCTGGGACATCTTCTGCCAGGTCATCGACAACTTCGGCGACATCGGCGTGGCGTGGCGGCTGGCGGCGGATCTCGCGGGCCGCGGCGAGCAGGTCCGCCTGTGGGTCGACGACGCCCGCGCGCTCGCCTGGATGGCGCCCGAAGGCTGCGCGGGCGTGCAGGTGCTGGCCTGGGCACAGGCGCTCGATGTGGCGCTGGTGTCGGGCCTGCCCGGGAGCGATGTCTGGGTGGAAACCTTCGGCTGCGACCTGCCCGCCGAATTCGTCGCGGCCGGCGCATCCCGCATCGCTGCCGGCATCGGCCGCCCGGTCTGGCTCAACCTCGAGTACCTGTCGGCCGAGCCCTATGTGGAGCGCAGCCACGCCCTGCCCTCGCCCGCGCGCGGCGCCCCGGTCGCCGGTGGCATGAAATGGTTTTTCTACCCCGGCTTCACGCCACGCACCGGCGGGCTGCTGCGCGAACCCGACCTGCGGCAGCGCCAGGCGGCTTTCGATGCACCGGGCTGGTTGGCGCAACTGAGGCCACGGCTGCGCTGGGAGCCCCGCTCCGCCCGCCCCGCAGCCGCCGCCAGGCTGGTGTCCCTGTTCTGTTACGAGCCGGCCGCGCTGGCGGCGCTGCTGCGCCAGCTGGACGAGGCCGAGACGCCCACGCACTTGCTCGTGACCAGCGGCCGGGCCACGGCGGCGGTCCAGGCGATTCTTGATGATCAAAACAGCTTCAACCGCAGTATTAACGGGCGCAGCCAGCTATCGATTTCATACCTGCCGATGCTGACGCAGCGCGACTACGACCACCTGCTGTGGGCCTGTGCGCTCAACTTCGTGCGCGGGGAAGACTCGGTGGTGCGCGCCATCTGGGCCGGCCAGCCCTTCGTCTGGCAGATCTACCCGCAGGAAGATGGCGTGCACCATGCCAAGCTCGACGCCTTCCTCGACCGGCTGCAGGCGCCTGCGAGCCTGCGCGCCGCGCACCATGCGTGGAACGGACCAGCCGCCGGCGCGGCGCTGCCCGACATCGCGCAAAACCTCGCCGGTTGGCGGCAGACCGTGCACGAGGCTGGCGCCGGATTCGGCGCGCAAGCCGACCTCGTCACCGCCCTGCTTCAATTCGTGCTGGAAAAACGATAAAATTCAAGGCTTTGCGAAAACTCGCCGCCCCGCTGGCCATGCCTGCGTGTCTTCACGCCGACACGGCCCGCGCCGCTCCGAACCCCTTCCCCTACCGCCGCGCGCATGCCTCGACCCTGAAGCGTCGAAGCCTTGCACGGCCCAACCACTAGAAACTGCTATGAAAATCGCTCAAGAAATCCGCGCTGGCAACGTGATCATGCACGGCAAGGACCCGATGGTCGTGCTCAAGACCGAATACAGCCGCGGCGGCCGCAACTCGGCCACCGTGCGCATGAAGCTCAAGAGCCTGATCGCCAACTTCAACACCGAACAGGTGTTCAAGGCCGACGACAAGGTCGACCAGGTCATCCTCGACAAGAAGGAATGCACCTATTCCTACTTCGCCGACCCGATGTACATCTGCATGGACTCGGAATACAACCAGTACGAAGTCGAAGCCGAAAACATGGGCGACGCGCTGAACTACCTCGAAGACGGCATGGAACTCGAAGTCGTGTTCTACGAAGGCAAGGCCATCTCGGTCGAACTGCCCACCAGCGTGCAGCGCGAAATCACCTGGACCGAACCCGCCGTCAAGGGCGACACGTCCGGCAAGGTGCTCAAGCCCGCCAAGATCGCTACCGGCTTCGAATTCGGCGTGCCGATCTTCGTCGCGCAAGGCGACAAGGTCGAAATCGACACCCGCACCGGCGAATACCGCAAGCGCGTCTGATGTTGCCGCTGCTTCGGCAGCGCGCTGCGTCAGCTCAAAAGGCTCCTTCGGGAGCCTTTTGAATTTCTGGATTCCCGCTGCTGGCAATGGCTGCGCGACCGCACTGCCGCAGCCAGTCGCAGAATGCCTGCGCCTCTTCGTCATCGGCGGCCTGCGACGAAAGAATCCAGTAAAACTCTTTCTCGTGCAGCCGCACTTGCGGAAACGGCGTGACCAGCAGGCCGCTGGCCAAGGATTCCGCCACCAGGTAGGGATTGGCCAGCGCGACGCCCAGCCCCTGCATCGCGGCCTGCACACCGAGGTGCGCATGGTCGAACACCAGCTCGCCCACGGGGCGCATCGGCGCCACGCCGGCGCCACGCAGCCAGTCCCGCCAGACCAGCGGCGCCGAGCGGCTCACCAGCAAGGTGTGGCGGCGCAGATCGGCGGGCTCGGTCAGTGGCCCGGTTCGCGCGAGCAGCAGGGGGCTGCAGACGGGCGTGAGCGCATCGGGCAGGAAGCCGCCAAACACCACGCCTCGCCAGTTCGGCCGTGCGCGCAGCATGGCCAGCTCGTTCGCCGACAGGCAGCGCACCGACACATCGAAAGCCGCGGGCTCGAAATCGAGCACGCTGACGGTGGTGGCCAGGCGCACATCAGTGTGCGGCCGCTCTGCGCAGAAGCCCGCGAGCTGCGGGATGAGCCACTGCGCCGACAACGTGGGCATGGCATTTACCGACAGCGTGCCATTGCGCCGTGTGAGCCGTTCGATGCGACCCGTGGCATGCGCCAGCAAGTCGAACGCGTTGCTCAGCTCGGGCAGATAGGCCGCGCCCTGCGCCGTGAGCGCGAGATGTCGGCCTTCGCGCCGCATCAGGGCCACGCCCAGCCATTCCTCCAGCGCCTTGATCTGGTGGCTCACCGCACCCTGCGTCACGCTGAGTTCCTGTGCGGCACGCGTCACGCTCTGCAGCCGTGCCGCGGCCTCGAAGGCGCGCAGGTTGTTCAGCGAGGGTAGGCGGCGCGCCTGCTGGAGCGGCGCACTGCTCGCGGGTCTGGAGCGCATATTCATGAGTTTAATTCATGCTTCACGAAGAATAAGTCGATATTCGCCACGGCCGTTCTTTTCTACGATGCGGGCATGATCCAACACAACCTAATAGATTTACTCATCATATACCGGGGTGGCGCGAGTACCTTGGACGCGCCGTTTGGCCAGTGCGCGCCGGACGCCCTGCCGTCGGACGCAATGGCACCTCTGCAGCTGCCTCGCACGGCGAATGCAATCCCGAGGCTGCGACCCTCGCCGAGCGCCGACAATGCAAGCCTTCACCTTGCCGCCTCCGGCTTCACGCCCTCACCGCCCGCACAGCATTCATGAACCTCCCAGCCGGCCACGCCAGCGCCAAGACCATCGCCCATTTCGTGCCCAAGGCCATCGTGCCGACGGCCGAGCAACTGGCCATCCAGATCAGCCCGGCGCGCATGGCCATCGTCGAGGCCAATGCGGGCGCGTCCAAGACCACGGTGCTGGCGCTGCGCATGGCCGAGGCCTGGACGCGGCATACGCATCCCGACAACATCCTGGCGCTCACCTACACCGAGGCGGCGTCCACGGCGCTGAAGGCGGCGCTGCGCAAGCTCGGCGTGGCCGCGGCCGTGGTGGCGCAGTTCCGCATCGCCACCTTCGAGGACTTCTGCACCGAAGTGCTGGCCGAGATCGAAGGCGGTGCGGTGCCGGTGTACACCGAGGCCGAGCAGCTTAGCCCCTTCATCTGGCAGGCGGTGGACTGGGTGGCCGAACACCCCGGCGCGCGCTGGCGCTCCGAGCTGCTGATGCCCACGCTGGGCGACCACGGCATGACGGACGCCTTCCTGCAGCAGGCCGAGGTGCTCAAGGGCACGATGGCCGATCTGCTGCAGCGCGAGGAACAGACGGTTTCGCCCGACTACGCGGCCTCCATCGGCGTCGAATACACCCAGCTCAGGATCTTCCTGGCCTTCGAGAAGATCCGACGCGCCAATCCCGAGAAGCCGGCTTTCCGCAGCCGCCAGGACGCAACCTACGACCTGGCCTGCATGATCCATGCCGGCGAGGCGCTCAGGCACCATGCGCGCTGGCCCAGGACCGCCCGCGTCATCGTCGTCGACGAGATGCACGACATGAACCAGGCCATGTTCACCGTGCTCCAGGCCTTGCTGGCCAGCAACCGCGCCTTCTTCTGCGGCGTGGGCGACATCGACCAGGTGATCCACAAGGCGGCCGGCGCCGACGCCCGCTTCATGCGCACCGAACTCGCCGCGCAGAACACCCACAACACGGTGTTCTATCCGCTGACGCACAGTTTCCGCTTCAGCGCCACGCTGGCCGGCCTTGCCGGTCGTATTGCCGGCAAGCCGTATGCATCGATGGCATCACACGACACCGAGGTCGCGGTGGTTCGATACCAACACACCGCCGACTGCGCACAGCAGGTGGTGCAGGCCGCTCAGGCCTGGAAGGCCCGGCCCAAGGCGAAGATGGCCGAATTCGCCGTGCTGCTGCGGCACGCGCACCAGTCGGTCGAGATCGAGAACGCGCTGATCGAGGCCGGCATTCCCTACACCACGCAAGGCTTCGACAGCTACGTGATGCGGCCCGAGGTGCTGTTCGTGCGCGGCCTGCTGGCCGTGGCCGCCGACGACCTGAGCAGCGTGGCCGTGGAAGCCACGCGCCGCGAGGTCATGCGCGCGCTGATGTTCTTCTCGGCTTCGCGCATCCAGGTCGAGGGCCGCGAACGCGAATCGCAGCAGGATCTGCTGGACGACGCGATCCGCAGCGTGACCGACAACCCGCTGTTCCTCACCTCGTTCTTCGAGAACCAGATCCTGCGCAACGCCGAGCCCGCCACGCGCCAACGCCTCGCCGCGGCGGTGCAGGTTGCGCGCAGCCACAGCGGCCCGGGCCTGCTGCAGGCGCTGCTGGCCGCACTGCAGATCCAGGCGCTGGTCAACAACGTGCTGGTGTCGCACCAGCGCCGGATTGAGGCCGCGGCCAACCTGGCCTGGCTGGCCCGCGCGGCGGAGCGTTTCGCCAGCCCCACACAGTTCTTCCAGCACCTGAACGCCGCCGAACAGAAGCAACGCGAGAGCAAGAACGCGAAGGCCGCCAGCCTCGTGCTCGCGAGCATCGCCAGCGTGAAGGGCCTGGAGTTCGACTGCGTGTCGCTGCCCTATCTCGCCCAGGGCGAATTCCCCGCGCCGCATGCGGACGCCCAGGAAGAGCTGAACACGCTCTACGTCGGCATCACGCGTGCGCGGCGCTTCCTGACGCTCCACGCCAGTGCCGAGCGGCCGAGCGAATTCATGGGGCGGATCGAGAAGAAGGCGCCCGGCAAAAAGGCCCCCTGAGGAGCCTTTATCAAGCGAAAGACGGACGACCCTTCAGCACGGCCGTCGGGCGTAAGTCCGTTGAAATCCCAGCATTGAAACGTGAAGGTGTGAAGAAACCGTAGCGAGCGCCCCGAGGCTGTGCCGAGGACCGGAGCTGTACAAATGTACTGCGAGGACCGCAGGTGCAGGATCGGGGCGCGCAGTAGGTTTATTCATACCTTCACTTCTTCAACAACACCTTCAGCACGTTCTGCATGCGCCGCGCGTTGCCGGCGTCGAAGCTGCTGGCCCAGACCTTGGCCGCGTCCTGCGCCCAGGTCTGCGCGGGGGAAGGATCGTTGCGGCGGGTGAGCAGTTGCAACTGCAGCATCCGGCGCGCGCTCACGTGTTCGGCCGGCGTCGGCGCTTCGGCGGCAATTTCCAGGCGCAACAGGGCTTCGGCCGTGGCCTTGTCGTCGGCCTTCGGTGCTGCGGCCAGGCTTTGCGACCAGGCGCTGCGCGTGGCGGGCGTGACGCCGTGGCCCAGGGCCTGCACGGTCGGCAACTGTTCCACGTCGCGCTTCTCCCAGGCGGCCAGCAGTTCGGTCAGGACTTCGCCATGGGCCTGTGCGGCCAGCTTCTTCAACGCCAGCTGCGCGTGCTCCAGGGCTTCGCGCTGGGCGCGGAAGGCCACGTCGCCCAGGCGCGGGCCGCGGTCTTCGAAGGCCGGGCGGTCGCCGAAGCGGCCACCACCGTCGCGGCCGTCGCGCGAAGGACGGTCGCTGCGGATCGGCTCGAACTTGTTGTCGCCGGGACGCGGCGCGCCGCGCGGGCCGTCCTTGCGGTCGCCGAACTTGCCGCCGCGGCCCGCGGCTGCGGGCTCGGTCTTCTTCATGCCCGGGCGGTCGTCGCCGCGCATCGCCACCACCGGCTTGCGCGCGGGTTTCGGTGGCTCCACAGGCGCCGGGGCTTCCGCCGCCACAACGGCCTGTGCTACGTTTTCAGAAGCAGACTGCGCAGATTCGGCGGGCGCTGCGGGCTGATTTTCCTCAGAAATTTCAGCGGCTGGCGCGGCGGCCTGCGATTCGGCCTGGGCCGCGGATTGGGCTGCGGCATCGGCCTTGTCGGCGTTCACCACGGCCTGGGCCTGGGCCTGGCCGCGCAGCGCGGCGTCGAGGCCGTTCATCGCGGCGCGGATCTTGCCGGCGTCACCGGTGGCATTGGCGGCTTCGAGGGCCTTGGCGGCTTCGAGCACGATGCGGTCGCGGTCACTCAGGGCGCTTGCGGCCTTCTCGCGCTCTTCGGTCTTGCGGTTGAAGGCGTCGTCGATCGGTTTGCGGAACGCGTCCCACAGCTTCTGCTCGAACTTGCGGTCCATCGGCACACCTTGCGCCTCGGCCTGCCAGCGTTGCTGCAATGCCTTCACGGCGTCGATGCGCAGGACCGGCGCAGCGCCGAGCACCTTGGCCTCCTCGATCATGGCCTGGCGGCGCTCGACGCTTTGCTTCTGCAGGTTTTCCAGCGGCGCGGCGGCCAGGCCGATGGCCTCTTTCCACAGCGGCTGCATCTCGGCGAAGGCTTTTTCGCCGAGGTGGCCGGCTTCGCGCCAGCGGTCGCCGAACTGGTGCAGCACGCGGTTGAAGCCCTTCCAGTCGCCATCCTTGGCGGTGGTGTTCTCGGCCGCCCAGGCTTTCACCTCCTCGATCAGTGCCAGGCGCTGGGCCTTGTGCTCGGCGGATTCGGCCTTGACCTTCTCGAGCCAGGCCTCGACCACCTTGTGGGCTTCGTTGCAGGCGTCGTCGAAACGCTTCCACAGCGCATGGTTGGGCACGCCACCCTGGTCGGTCTGCTTCCACTGCTCGCGCATGGTGCGCAGGGTTTCCTGCATCTTGCGGCCACCGAGCGCATGGCCTTCGGGGCGCTTGAGCAGGCCTTCGGCCTTGATCAGCAGTTCTTCGCGCAACTGGTCCGCGCGCCAGCGCTGCCAGCCTTCGAGCTCACCGGCGGCGGCGAGCGCGGCCTGCGCGGCATTGCTCAGCTTTTCGTCGACGAGCTTGTTGTGTTCCTTGAGCGCATTGCGCAGCGCGGCGGCGGCGCCGGCGCTGGCCTTGCCGTGGCCTTCGGCGACTTCCTGCTCAACCTTGGTGAGCGCGTCCTGCACGGCCTTGTTGGCGGCTTCGCGCTGGGCCGGGTCGACAGGCGCACGCGGCGCGCGCTGGTTCTGTGCGGGCTTGGCTTCCGCTTCGGCGGGCACGCCGCGCACCACGCGCAACTCATCGGCCCAGACGGTCACAGGCGGCAGCGGCGCGTTGTTGTCTTCCGCGGCCGTGACGGTCAGCGCGAGCGCGCCCTGGAAGGCTTCCCAGACGACCAGCAACTGGCCACGCGAGGCATCGAGCATCGTCGGGAACTTCGGATCCACGCTGGCCCAGTTGGCGTCCACGGCCAGCGCGCCGGCCTGCTCCTGCCAGTGGCTCACGTCGCTGCGCAGCACTTCGAGCGCGGCCTGGGCGTCGCGCCAGGGCTTGGTCGACAGGACCTCGATGCGCTGGGCCAGCAACACCGCGGCCTCGCGCTGCACCTGCACGCGGTGCTGCAGGTCTTCGATGCCCTTGACGCGGTCGGCGAGTTGCACCTTCAACGAAGCCAAAGGTTCCTTGCTCAGCGGCGCACCGGCCTTGGCCGCATCGCGCTGCCAGGCCATCGCGTCAGCCATGTTGAGCTTGGGCAGTTCCAGCAGGGCCGAGGCCTTGCGCGCCCATTCGGCGGCCAGCACTTCCTGGCCCTTGGCGCGCTTGAGCTCGTCCAGCTTTTCACGCAGCGGCTTGGCCGCGCCGCGATCGCGCACGCTGATCTCGGTGAACACCTGCTGGATCTGCTCGGCCGACGGGTTGCCCGCGAGCCAGTCGCGGATGCGCTGCGCACGTTCGCCGGCGGTCTGCGCGGAGAAGGCGCCGCCGGTCAATGCGTCGAGCGGATGCGGTTCCTGGGATTTGGTGGGCGTGGTCACGGTTTTTTCTGCTGGGGTTGCGGGCGTGGATTTGGGTACGGAAAAGCCGAACATGCAATCAGTCTCTGGGTAAGCCGGGAGGCGAGGCGGCAGGCGCCGCCAGGGGAAAATACATCGACAAAAACAAGCGGCCTCCATGGCCGCCGGCCCCGCAAGGCGCATGCGTCCAGTTGGGGGCTAAACGGCTATTTTCGCCGCTTTTTGCCGGAGCTTCAAAATGGCCCCGCAGTACGGGTGTTCACACTAGGGTGTGGCCAGGCTCAAGTCGGCGCGCGGCGTCCATTTGGTGTCGCCGCCGACGTCCTTCGGCGCACCGAGAAAGAGGCGCTCCAGCGGCAGCTTCTGCGCCGCCAGGTAGTCGCGCACCACCACGCCGCGCTGTACCGCGAGCTGGTGCATCTGCTGCTCGGACACCTGCAGGTTGGCCAGCAGCAGGTCTTCCATTTCCTTCACCGGCAGGTCCTTGGCCAGGCCGATCAGGTTGCGTGGCTTGGGGAAATCCGCGCGCTTGTACACGGCCTTGAGCAGCTCGGGATATTCGGCATCGCTGACGGTGATATCGGCCGTGCCGTCCGACGCGGCAGACGTGGACGCGGTCGATGCGCTGCCGGCATTGCCCGCCACCACGCTGTTGCGGCGCTTCTCGGCGCTGACCATGCGCTGCAGGCGCTGCCGCTTGTAGGCTTCGCGCTCGATCTCCAGGCTCGAGGT of the Rhodoferax koreense genome contains:
- a CDS encoding LysR family transcriptional regulator, producing the protein MKLDPVSLRLFVAVMEDGTIAGASAREHIAPSAASRRLSELEAGLRVDLFARSNKGVTPTAAAFALLHLARGVLNDMDGIASQMRDYGAGMRGHVRVVANISAITQFLPAELQRFMAAHPQVDVRLQEQISTTVAHSVAENAADIGILNRGSYGENVVLLPYHGDELVLIVPAAHALARRKSVRLAEALANDFVGMHPGSAINNQLIRAAAEAGLPLKLRMQVTGYDALCLMVAAGLGIGVMPRASAALYAATLKIRAVTLAEPWAKRELALCVRSLESLSSVARLLVDYLSASVAHQHGEA
- the efp gene encoding elongation factor P encodes the protein MKIAQEIRAGNVIMHGKDPMVVLKTEYSRGGRNSATVRMKLKSLIANFNTEQVFKADDKVDQVILDKKECTYSYFADPMYICMDSEYNQYEVEAENMGDALNYLEDGMELEVVFYEGKAISVELPTSVQREITWTEPAVKGDTSGKVLKPAKIATGFEFGVPIFVAQGDKVEIDTRTGEYRKRV
- the gcvA gene encoding transcriptional regulator GcvA; amino-acid sequence: MRSRPASSAPLQQARRLPSLNNLRAFEAAARLQSVTRAAQELSVTQGAVSHQIKALEEWLGVALMRREGRHLALTAQGAAYLPELSNAFDLLAHATGRIERLTRRNGTLSVNAMPTLSAQWLIPQLAGFCAERPHTDVRLATTVSVLDFEPAAFDVSVRCLSANELAMLRARPNWRGVVFGGFLPDALTPVCSPLLLARTGPLTEPADLRRHTLLVSRSAPLVWRDWLRGAGVAPMRPVGELVFDHAHLGVQAAMQGLGVALANPYLVAESLASGLLVTPFPQVRLHEKEFYWILSSQAADDEEAQAFCDWLRQCGRAAIASSGNPEIQKAPEGAF
- a CDS encoding DUF349 domain-containing protein, producing the protein MFGFSVPKSTPATPAEKTVTTPTKSQEPHPLDALTGGAFSAQTAGERAQRIRDWLAGNPSAEQIQQVFTEISVRDRGAAKPLREKLDELKRAKGQEVLAAEWARKASALLELPKLNMADAMAWQRDAAKAGAPLSKEPLASLKVQLADRVKGIEDLQHRVQVQREAAVLLAQRIEVLSTKPWRDAQAALEVLRSDVSHWQEQAGALAVDANWASVDPKFPTMLDASRGQLLVVWEAFQGALALTVTAAEDNNAPLPPVTVWADELRVVRGVPAEAEAKPAQNQRAPRAPVDPAQREAANKAVQDALTKVEQEVAEGHGKASAGAAAALRNALKEHNKLVDEKLSNAAQAALAAAGELEGWQRWRADQLREELLIKAEGLLKRPEGHALGGRKMQETLRTMREQWKQTDQGGVPNHALWKRFDDACNEAHKVVEAWLEKVKAESAEHKAQRLALIEEVKAWAAENTTAKDGDWKGFNRVLHQFGDRWREAGHLGEKAFAEMQPLWKEAIGLAAAPLENLQKQSVERRQAMIEEAKVLGAAPVLRIDAVKALQQRWQAEAQGVPMDRKFEQKLWDAFRKPIDDAFNRKTEEREKAASALSDRDRIVLEAAKALEAANATGDAGKIRAAMNGLDAALRGQAQAQAVVNADKADAAAQSAAQAESQAAAPAAEISEENQPAAPAESAQSASENVAQAVVAAEAPAPVEPPKPARKPVVAMRGDDRPGMKKTEPAAAGRGGKFGDRKDGPRGAPRPGDNKFEPIRSDRPSRDGRDGGGRFGDRPAFEDRGPRLGDVAFRAQREALEHAQLALKKLAAQAHGEVLTELLAAWEKRDVEQLPTVQALGHGVTPATRSAWSQSLAAAPKADDKATAEALLRLEIAAEAPTPAEHVSARRMLQLQLLTRRNDPSPAQTWAQDAAKVWASSFDAGNARRMQNVLKVLLKK
- a CDS encoding 3'-5' exonuclease — protein: MNLPAGHASAKTIAHFVPKAIVPTAEQLAIQISPARMAIVEANAGASKTTVLALRMAEAWTRHTHPDNILALTYTEAASTALKAALRKLGVAAAVVAQFRIATFEDFCTEVLAEIEGGAVPVYTEAEQLSPFIWQAVDWVAEHPGARWRSELLMPTLGDHGMTDAFLQQAEVLKGTMADLLQREEQTVSPDYAASIGVEYTQLRIFLAFEKIRRANPEKPAFRSRQDATYDLACMIHAGEALRHHARWPRTARVIVVDEMHDMNQAMFTVLQALLASNRAFFCGVGDIDQVIHKAAGADARFMRTELAAQNTHNTVFYPLTHSFRFSATLAGLAGRIAGKPYASMASHDTEVAVVRYQHTADCAQQVVQAAQAWKARPKAKMAEFAVLLRHAHQSVEIENALIEAGIPYTTQGFDSYVMRPEVLFVRGLLAVAADDLSSVAVEATRREVMRALMFFSASRIQVEGRERESQQDLLDDAIRSVTDNPLFLTSFFENQILRNAEPATRQRLAAAVQVARSHSGPGLLQALLAALQIQALVNNVLVSHQRRIEAAANLAWLARAAERFASPTQFFQHLNAAEQKQRESKNAKAASLVLASIASVKGLEFDCVSLPYLAQGEFPAPHADAQEELNTLYVGITRARRFLTLHASAERPSEFMGRIEKKAPGKKAP
- the earP gene encoding elongation factor P maturation arginine rhamnosyltransferase EarP, producing MRWDIFCQVIDNFGDIGVAWRLAADLAGRGEQVRLWVDDARALAWMAPEGCAGVQVLAWAQALDVALVSGLPGSDVWVETFGCDLPAEFVAAGASRIAAGIGRPVWLNLEYLSAEPYVERSHALPSPARGAPVAGGMKWFFYPGFTPRTGGLLREPDLRQRQAAFDAPGWLAQLRPRLRWEPRSARPAAAARLVSLFCYEPAALAALLRQLDEAETPTHLLVTSGRATAAVQAILDDQNSFNRSINGRSQLSISYLPMLTQRDYDHLLWACALNFVRGEDSVVRAIWAGQPFVWQIYPQEDGVHHAKLDAFLDRLQAPASLRAAHHAWNGPAAGAALPDIAQNLAGWRQTVHEAGAGFGAQADLVTALLQFVLEKR